In one Zalophus californianus isolate mZalCal1 chromosome 10, mZalCal1.pri.v2, whole genome shotgun sequence genomic region, the following are encoded:
- the TBC1D24 gene encoding TBC1 domain family member 24 isoform X2: protein MDPPGYNCFVDRDKMDAAVQDLGPKELSCTELQELKQLARQGYWARSYALRGKVYQRLIRDIPCRTVTPDASVYSDIVGKIVGKHSTSSLPLPEFVDNTQVPSYCLNPRGEGAVRKILLCIANQFPDVSFCPALPAVVALLLHYSTDEAQCFENACRILACNDPSRKLMDQSFLAFESSCMTFGDLVNKYCQAAHKLMVAVSEDVLQVYADWQRWLFGELPLNYFARVFDVFLVEGYKVLYRVALAILKFFHKVRAGQPLESDSVKQDIRAFVRDIAKTVSPEKLLEKAFAIRLFSRKEIQLLQMANEKALKQKGITVKQKRQFVHLAVHAENFHSEIVSVKEMRDIWSWVPERFALCQPLLLFSSLQHGYSLTRFYFQCEGHEPTLLLIKTTHKEVCGAYLSTDWSERNKFGGKVAFFGTGECFVFRLQPEVQRYEWVVIKHPELTKPVSLEVPATPSPPCRPVSSDPADRLSPFLAARHFNLPSKTESMFMAGGNDCLIIGGGGGQALYIDGDLNRGRTGHCDTFNNQPLCSENFLIAAVEAWGFQDPDTQ, encoded by the exons ATGGACCCCCCGGGGTACAACTGCTTTGTGGACAGAGACAAGATGGACGCTGCCGTGCAGGACCTGGGCCCCAAGGAGCTGAGCTGCACCGAGCTGCAGGAGCTGAAGCAGCTAGCTCGCCAGGGCTACTGGGCCCGCAGCTATGCCCTGCGGGGCAAGGTGTACCAGCGCCTGATCCGGGACATTCCCTGCCGCACTGTCACGCCGGACGCCAGCGTGTATAGCGACATCGTGGGCAAGATCGTGGGCAAGCACAGCACCAGCAGCCTGCCCTTGCCCGAGTTCGTGGACAACACGCAGGTGCCCAGCTACTGCCTGAACCCGCGCGGCGAGGGTGCTGTGCGCAAGATCCTGCTGTGCATTGCCAACCAGTTCCCGGACGTGtccttctgccctgccctgccagcCGTTGTGGCCCTGCTGCTCCATTACAGCACAGACGAAGCCCAGTGCTTCGAGAACGCCTGCCGCATCCTGGCCTGCAATGACCCCAGCAGGAAGCTCATGGACCAGAGCTTCCTGGCCTTCGAGTCTTCCTGCATGACCTTCGGGGACCTGGTGAACAAGTATTGCCAGGCGGCCCACAAGCTGATGGTGGCCGTGTCCGAGGATGTCCTGCAGGTCTACGCGGACTGGCAGCGCTGGCTGTTCGGGGAGCTGCCCCTCAACTACTTCGCCCGCGTCTTCGATGTCTTCCTGGTGGAGGGGTACAAGGTGCTGTACCGTGTGGCGCTGGCCATCCTCAAGTTCTTCCACAAGGTGAGAGCCGGGCAGCCGCTGGAGTCGGACAGCGTGAAGCAGGACATCCGCGCCTTCGTCAGGGACATCGCCAAGACTGTGTCTCCGGAGAAACTGCTGGAGAAGGCGTTCGCCATCCGCCTCTTCTCCCGGAAGGAGATCCAGCTCCTGCAGATGGCCAACGAGAAAGCTCTGAAGCAGAAGGGCATCACCGTCAAGCAGAAGAG GCAGTTTGTGCACCTGGCCGTGCATGCAGAGAACTTCCACTCCGAGATTGTCAGCGTGAAGGAGATGAGAGACATCTGGTCGTGGGTCCCCGAGCGCTTCGCCCTCTGCCAGCCCCTTCTGCTCTTCTCGTCCCTGCAGCATGGGTACAGCCTGACCAG GTTCTATTTCCAGTGTGAAGGACATGAGCCCACCCTCCTGCTCATCAAGACCACGCATAAAGAG GTGTGTGGGGCTTACCTGTCAACAGACTGGAGTGAGAGAAACAAGTTTGGAGGCAAAGTGGCCTTCTTTGGGACCGGAGAGTGCTTCGTGTTTCGG CTGCAGCCTGAGGTCCAGCGCTATGAGTGGGTGGTCATCAAACACCCAGAGCTGACCAAGCCCGTGTCCTTGGAGGTCCCTGCCACCCCGTCCCCACCCTGCCGCCCTGTGTCCTCTGACCCTGCTGACCGCCTCTCGCCCTTCCTGGCTGCACGTCACTTCAACCTTCCCTCCAAGACGGAGTCCATGTTCATGGCCGGGGGCAACGACTGCCTCATCATAG GTGGAGGGGGCGGCCAGGCACTCTACATCGATGGGGACCTGAATCGGGGCCGCACCGGCCACTGCGACACTTTCAACAACCAGCCCCTCTGCTCTGAGAACTTCCTCATCGCGGCTGTGGAGGCCTGGGGCTTCCAAGACCCTGACACCCAGTGA
- the TBC1D24 gene encoding TBC1 domain family member 24 isoform X1, with amino-acid sequence MDPPGYNCFVDRDKMDAAVQDLGPKELSCTELQELKQLARQGYWARSYALRGKVYQRLIRDIPCRTVTPDASVYSDIVGKIVGKHSTSSLPLPEFVDNTQVPSYCLNPRGEGAVRKILLCIANQFPDVSFCPALPAVVALLLHYSTDEAQCFENACRILACNDPSRKLMDQSFLAFESSCMTFGDLVNKYCQAAHKLMVAVSEDVLQVYADWQRWLFGELPLNYFARVFDVFLVEGYKVLYRVALAILKFFHKVRAGQPLESDSVKQDIRAFVRDIAKTVSPEKLLEKAFAIRLFSRKEIQLLQMANEKALKQKGITVKQKSVSLSKRQFVHLAVHAENFHSEIVSVKEMRDIWSWVPERFALCQPLLLFSSLQHGYSLTRFYFQCEGHEPTLLLIKTTHKEVCGAYLSTDWSERNKFGGKVAFFGTGECFVFRLQPEVQRYEWVVIKHPELTKPVSLEVPATPSPPCRPVSSDPADRLSPFLAARHFNLPSKTESMFMAGGNDCLIIGGGGGQALYIDGDLNRGRTGHCDTFNNQPLCSENFLIAAVEAWGFQDPDTQ; translated from the exons ATGGACCCCCCGGGGTACAACTGCTTTGTGGACAGAGACAAGATGGACGCTGCCGTGCAGGACCTGGGCCCCAAGGAGCTGAGCTGCACCGAGCTGCAGGAGCTGAAGCAGCTAGCTCGCCAGGGCTACTGGGCCCGCAGCTATGCCCTGCGGGGCAAGGTGTACCAGCGCCTGATCCGGGACATTCCCTGCCGCACTGTCACGCCGGACGCCAGCGTGTATAGCGACATCGTGGGCAAGATCGTGGGCAAGCACAGCACCAGCAGCCTGCCCTTGCCCGAGTTCGTGGACAACACGCAGGTGCCCAGCTACTGCCTGAACCCGCGCGGCGAGGGTGCTGTGCGCAAGATCCTGCTGTGCATTGCCAACCAGTTCCCGGACGTGtccttctgccctgccctgccagcCGTTGTGGCCCTGCTGCTCCATTACAGCACAGACGAAGCCCAGTGCTTCGAGAACGCCTGCCGCATCCTGGCCTGCAATGACCCCAGCAGGAAGCTCATGGACCAGAGCTTCCTGGCCTTCGAGTCTTCCTGCATGACCTTCGGGGACCTGGTGAACAAGTATTGCCAGGCGGCCCACAAGCTGATGGTGGCCGTGTCCGAGGATGTCCTGCAGGTCTACGCGGACTGGCAGCGCTGGCTGTTCGGGGAGCTGCCCCTCAACTACTTCGCCCGCGTCTTCGATGTCTTCCTGGTGGAGGGGTACAAGGTGCTGTACCGTGTGGCGCTGGCCATCCTCAAGTTCTTCCACAAGGTGAGAGCCGGGCAGCCGCTGGAGTCGGACAGCGTGAAGCAGGACATCCGCGCCTTCGTCAGGGACATCGCCAAGACTGTGTCTCCGGAGAAACTGCTGGAGAAGGCGTTCGCCATCCGCCTCTTCTCCCGGAAGGAGATCCAGCTCCTGCAGATGGCCAACGAGAAAGCTCTGAAGCAGAAGGGCATCACCGTCAAGCAGAAGAG TGTTTCACTCTCTAAAAG GCAGTTTGTGCACCTGGCCGTGCATGCAGAGAACTTCCACTCCGAGATTGTCAGCGTGAAGGAGATGAGAGACATCTGGTCGTGGGTCCCCGAGCGCTTCGCCCTCTGCCAGCCCCTTCTGCTCTTCTCGTCCCTGCAGCATGGGTACAGCCTGACCAG GTTCTATTTCCAGTGTGAAGGACATGAGCCCACCCTCCTGCTCATCAAGACCACGCATAAAGAG GTGTGTGGGGCTTACCTGTCAACAGACTGGAGTGAGAGAAACAAGTTTGGAGGCAAAGTGGCCTTCTTTGGGACCGGAGAGTGCTTCGTGTTTCGG CTGCAGCCTGAGGTCCAGCGCTATGAGTGGGTGGTCATCAAACACCCAGAGCTGACCAAGCCCGTGTCCTTGGAGGTCCCTGCCACCCCGTCCCCACCCTGCCGCCCTGTGTCCTCTGACCCTGCTGACCGCCTCTCGCCCTTCCTGGCTGCACGTCACTTCAACCTTCCCTCCAAGACGGAGTCCATGTTCATGGCCGGGGGCAACGACTGCCTCATCATAG GTGGAGGGGGCGGCCAGGCACTCTACATCGATGGGGACCTGAATCGGGGCCGCACCGGCCACTGCGACACTTTCAACAACCAGCCCCTCTGCTCTGAGAACTTCCTCATCGCGGCTGTGGAGGCCTGGGGCTTCCAAGACCCTGACACCCAGTGA
- the TBC1D24 gene encoding TBC1 domain family member 24 isoform X3: MDPPGYNCFVDRDKMDAAVQDLGPKELSCTELQELKQLARQGYWARSYALRGKVYQRLIRDIPCRTVTPDASVYSDIVGKIVGKHSTSSLPLPEFVDNTQVPSYCLNPRGEGAVRKILLCIANQFPDVSFCPALPAVVALLLHYSTDEAQCFENACRILACNDPSRKLMDQSFLAFESSCMTFGDLVNKYCQAAHKLMVAVSEDVLQVYADWQRWLFGELPLNYFARVFDVFLVEGYKVLYRVALAILKFFHKVRAGQPLESDSVKQDIRAFVRDIAKTVSPEKLLEKAFAIRLFSRKEIQLLQMANEKALKQKGITVKQKSVSLSKRQFVHLAVHAENFHSEIVSVKEMRDIWSWVPERFALCQPLLLFSSLQHGYSLTRFYFQCEGHEPTLLLIKTTHKEVCGAYLSTDWSERNKFGGKVAFFGTGECFVFRLQPEVQRYEWVVIKHPELTKPVSLEVPATPSPPCRPVSSDPADRLSPFLAARHFNLPSKTESMFMAGGNDCLIIGRLLAEKWIFTRPTLWSI; encoded by the exons ATGGACCCCCCGGGGTACAACTGCTTTGTGGACAGAGACAAGATGGACGCTGCCGTGCAGGACCTGGGCCCCAAGGAGCTGAGCTGCACCGAGCTGCAGGAGCTGAAGCAGCTAGCTCGCCAGGGCTACTGGGCCCGCAGCTATGCCCTGCGGGGCAAGGTGTACCAGCGCCTGATCCGGGACATTCCCTGCCGCACTGTCACGCCGGACGCCAGCGTGTATAGCGACATCGTGGGCAAGATCGTGGGCAAGCACAGCACCAGCAGCCTGCCCTTGCCCGAGTTCGTGGACAACACGCAGGTGCCCAGCTACTGCCTGAACCCGCGCGGCGAGGGTGCTGTGCGCAAGATCCTGCTGTGCATTGCCAACCAGTTCCCGGACGTGtccttctgccctgccctgccagcCGTTGTGGCCCTGCTGCTCCATTACAGCACAGACGAAGCCCAGTGCTTCGAGAACGCCTGCCGCATCCTGGCCTGCAATGACCCCAGCAGGAAGCTCATGGACCAGAGCTTCCTGGCCTTCGAGTCTTCCTGCATGACCTTCGGGGACCTGGTGAACAAGTATTGCCAGGCGGCCCACAAGCTGATGGTGGCCGTGTCCGAGGATGTCCTGCAGGTCTACGCGGACTGGCAGCGCTGGCTGTTCGGGGAGCTGCCCCTCAACTACTTCGCCCGCGTCTTCGATGTCTTCCTGGTGGAGGGGTACAAGGTGCTGTACCGTGTGGCGCTGGCCATCCTCAAGTTCTTCCACAAGGTGAGAGCCGGGCAGCCGCTGGAGTCGGACAGCGTGAAGCAGGACATCCGCGCCTTCGTCAGGGACATCGCCAAGACTGTGTCTCCGGAGAAACTGCTGGAGAAGGCGTTCGCCATCCGCCTCTTCTCCCGGAAGGAGATCCAGCTCCTGCAGATGGCCAACGAGAAAGCTCTGAAGCAGAAGGGCATCACCGTCAAGCAGAAGAG TGTTTCACTCTCTAAAAG GCAGTTTGTGCACCTGGCCGTGCATGCAGAGAACTTCCACTCCGAGATTGTCAGCGTGAAGGAGATGAGAGACATCTGGTCGTGGGTCCCCGAGCGCTTCGCCCTCTGCCAGCCCCTTCTGCTCTTCTCGTCCCTGCAGCATGGGTACAGCCTGACCAG GTTCTATTTCCAGTGTGAAGGACATGAGCCCACCCTCCTGCTCATCAAGACCACGCATAAAGAG GTGTGTGGGGCTTACCTGTCAACAGACTGGAGTGAGAGAAACAAGTTTGGAGGCAAAGTGGCCTTCTTTGGGACCGGAGAGTGCTTCGTGTTTCGG CTGCAGCCTGAGGTCCAGCGCTATGAGTGGGTGGTCATCAAACACCCAGAGCTGACCAAGCCCGTGTCCTTGGAGGTCCCTGCCACCCCGTCCCCACCCTGCCGCCCTGTGTCCTCTGACCCTGCTGACCGCCTCTCGCCCTTCCTGGCTGCACGTCACTTCAACCTTCCCTCCAAGACGGAGTCCATGTTCATGGCCGGGGGCAACGACTGCCTCATCATAG